The Candidatus Binatia bacterium DNA segment GAAGAACTCCGCCTCCTGCTGAGCGAAGGTGCACTCTCCGTCGAGGTTGAAGCGCCACGCGTGGTACTTGCACGTGAACTGGCGACAGAAACCCCGCGTCTCCTTCTGCGGGAACTCGTCCCAGACGAGCTTGTTCCCGCGGTGACGGCAGATGTTGTAGAAGGCCCGAACCTTGTCCTTGGCCGACCGCGCGACGATGATCGAGGCGCCCGCGGCATCGATCTCCTTCGTGAAGTAGCTGCCAACCTTGGGCAGCTGCTCCACGCGACCGACGTTCAACCACGTCTTGCGGAAGATCGCCTTGCGCTCGAGCTCGTAGAACTCGGGCGACGTGGAGTCGTCATAGGAGACGGGTCCCGTCCCGAGCTCGGGATAATGCTGCGTCCAAGAACCCTCCGCGGGCTTCTCAAAATACGCCATCGGATCGCCTGCCTCCTCCTGTCGAATGCGACACCGCCGAGGTATCATTGATCTCTCGGAGTGACAAGGCTACTTTCCAAAAACGGAAAGGTCATTTCCGCCAAAACAGGAGTGCTGATGCCGCCCGACGTGTACTACGACCCGTACGACTTCCAAATCGACGAAGACCCCTACCCCGTCTGGAAGCGCCTCCGGGACGAGCGGCCGCTTTACTACAACGACAAGTACGACTTCTACGCCGTGAGCCGGTTCGACGACGTGGAAGCTGGCCTCAAGGACTTCGCGCGCCTGCAGTCCGGTCGTGGAACCTTGCTCGAGATCATCAAGTCCGACGTGCAACTTCCCAAGGGCATGGTGATCTTCGAAGATCCGCCGAGCCACCAGTGCTACCGCGGACTGCTGTCCCGTGTGTTCACCCCGCGACGCATCCTCGAACTCGAACCTAAGGTGCGTAAGTTCTGCGCGGACGCACTCGATCCCCTCGTCGGGCAGGACGGCTTCGACTTCGTGGTCGACCTCGGCGCCAAGATGCCGATGCGTGTGATCGGGATGCTGCTCGGCATCCCGGAAGAAGATCAGCAGGAGATCCGCAACCAGATCGACAGTGGCCTTCGCCTCGAATCCGGCGAGATGCCAGAATTCGAGGTCGGCGCACTTCAGAACTCGGCCAGCCAAGGGGAGTTCAGCACGTACATCGATTGGCGGGCGAAGAATCCATCGGACGACTTGATGACGGCACTACTGCAGGCCGAATTCGAGGATCATACCGGCGTGCGGAGGCGCCTTACTCGCGAAGAAGTTCTCGGCTACGTCGGCCTCCTCGCCGCCGCGGGCAACGAGACGACGACCAAGCTGATCGGATGGGCGGCCAAACTTCTGTCCGAGAACCCCGACCAACGGCGCGCCTTGGCGAACGATCCCACACTCATACCCAACGCCGTCGAAGAGGTGCTGCGCTACGAGGCGCCGTCGCCCATCCAAGCGCGTTTCGTCGCCGAAGACGTGGAGTACCACGGCACCGCCGTGCCCAAGGACAGTACGATCCTCCTCTTGAACGCCTCGGCGAACCGCGACGAACGCAAGTTCGAGGACGCAGATCGATTCGACGTGCGCCGTCAGTTCGACCACCACTTGTCCTTCGGGTACGGGATCCACTTCTGCCTCGGCGCCGCACTGGCCCGACTGGAAGCGCAGATGGCGCTCGAGGAGGTTCTGAAACGTTTTCCGGATTGGACCGTCGATCTCGACCGCGCCGTCCGGGCCCGCACGTCTACGGTGCGTGGCTGGGACAGCCTTCCGGTCGTCACGCGCTGATCATCAATCGCTCGATCGCGGCAGCCTCGGCGTCACCGTGACCGCGGGGATGTTGATCGAGCCCCCCGAACGCACGAGGCCGTCGACGACCTCGACGAGATGCTCGACGCCGATGAGAGAGCCCGTGATCAGTTGGCTCGTGACCCAGGTCTGCACCATCTCCGTCGCGAGGTCCGGGTCCCAGCCCGACGCGAAGTGGGTCATCGCATCGCCCTCGCCCCCTCCGCAGTCGCCGAGG contains these protein-coding regions:
- a CDS encoding cytochrome P450, encoding MPPDVYYDPYDFQIDEDPYPVWKRLRDERPLYYNDKYDFYAVSRFDDVEAGLKDFARLQSGRGTLLEIIKSDVQLPKGMVIFEDPPSHQCYRGLLSRVFTPRRILELEPKVRKFCADALDPLVGQDGFDFVVDLGAKMPMRVIGMLLGIPEEDQQEIRNQIDSGLRLESGEMPEFEVGALQNSASQGEFSTYIDWRAKNPSDDLMTALLQAEFEDHTGVRRRLTREEVLGYVGLLAAAGNETTTKLIGWAAKLLSENPDQRRALANDPTLIPNAVEEVLRYEAPSPIQARFVAEDVEYHGTAVPKDSTILLLNASANRDERKFEDADRFDVRRQFDHHLSFGYGIHFCLGAALARLEAQMALEEVLKRFPDWTVDLDRAVRARTSTVRGWDSLPVVTR